DNA from Agarilytica rhodophyticola:
CGGAGGTAGTGACAGCAACAGTGATTCTTCTGATTCCACTGATAGTTCTACTGGATCTGATGATTCAGCTACTGAATTGGAAGCGGTGGATATAACCAATGCTATCTTTAGCGAACGCAGCCCAGACTGTGGAGACTATGTTAATACCTATGAAGCCTCAGTACTCGATATTCAGGAAAGTACGGGTTTTGAAGCAGGTGTGACAATTAGTAGTGATGATGAGACATGTACGTTTATGTCTGACGCAATCCCCAATCACGATTTTAATGATGATACTGCGGACTTTGGTGGGCCTGCTGCAGAGCAAGAACTAGAGTTTACAGTTGTCCGTAACCCAAGTATGGCGCTGTCCTCTACTCCATTATCTCAACGTATTAAAAACGGTATTATGTTAAACGGCGTTGTGTTAGATATTCTTTCCGCAGGATGCTATGACCCCACAAACCCTGATGCGGATGAAGACGGTAATGTTGGGATCGGTTGTGGGGAAGATTCTGCATGGTTACTAGACCCTTTAGGCACAGCCAAAAAATTTGGTGCTGATCTTAATAACGCACATGTTCAACCAGGAGGATTGTATCACTACCATGGAAGCCCAAAAGCAATGTTTGATGACAACCCTGGACCGGAAGGCTCACCTGTTATTGGTTTCGCTGCTGACGGATTCCCCATCTATGGTAGCTATTTTTGGGATGAAGCAAGTGGCACAGTGCGCAAAGCTGTTTCTGGCTACACTTTAAAAGAAGGAGAGCGAATTTCCATCGATGGCCTTAACCCTGGAGGCACCTACGATGGAAACTATGTTGCTGATTGGGAGTTCACTGACAGTGGCGACCTTGATGAATGCAACGGTATGACTGTTAATGGACAATACGGTTACTATGCTATAGATACATATCCGTGGGTTATTGCTTGCCATTCTGGCACGCCACATGAGTCTTTTATTCTTAATGGCGGCGGCCCCCCACCTTAACAAAACACTAGAAACATTGTCATATTGCTTGATTTTATCAGCCTATTAGACGAGCGGTAACAAGCTCGTCCTTTTTTCATTATTAAGTTTTTATGCGTTACCAATGGATACGCTAGCTAACTTTGAAGGGAAATCTTATATACTGACTAAACAACGGATAATAAATAGATTTGCTATTAAGAATGACAACTTTATATGCGAGTTAAGCATTTTAAGAAAGTATTAGTCAGATATGATACCCTCTTATAAATTATCTATAGAAAATCTATTAGGCCTTTGAAAAATATCTTTAAAAGACAATGGTTTCGGTAAGAAAAAAACTTAGCCTAAATTTTGTCTTAATAATTTAATTGCGAATATGATAATACTTGGTGCTGAATTATATTTGCTACTTCTGTTGAAGAATATCTGGTAACAATAACCGTTTGGTTTGGTATTAGTGTCAAAGTTTATCTTTAGTTTTTTCTGGTTTTAATAGTTATTATGCTAATAGTGTGTTAAATCTAATACTATGTTGTTGCGATACCTATTTTTTATTTCCATGTGGTTTTTTTATTAAATAAAATTAATTTATTTTTATTTAAAAGAATTGGTAAGGTGGTTTTTGTTTTATAATTCGCGTTTGATATCATTTATTTTTTTTATTGTAAGCATGTTATATCTTTGTCCAGCAATATGTTAGCTTTCTATCTGAATTTCGAGCAATAATGCCTGACCAATTAAAGAAGCAAATTGTCCTTTAATACATTTAAATAATATTTTCTCCGTTATTGACACGCATGTTTATAGGTTTAATAAAAAACCTAAATAATTCCAAATTAAAATGACCATATTTGCTCAAATTGCCACATAGTTAAAAATACTTGGTAGTGTCAATCTCGTTCTACCTAGGTAGGTATTTATAAAGGCTTATATATTTTAGCTAATGATAAGGTGATACCCTATGAAAATTGCTACATTTGGCTTGATACCCCTTCTAATTATACTTGTTGGTTGTAATGCAAGTATGTCAGCAAGAGAAAGTGCTAATTACAGCACTGAGAAATCGCTTGCTCAAATACAAGCGGTTCATAATAAACTTTCTATTGGTATGACCAAACAGGAGGTGGATGCTTTGCTAGGTAATCCTGATTATTCTCCGGAAGATGGTAAGTACTATTATGCTTCTTCCGAGAAACTCTATCTTTCTTCCGAGGAAAAAGAGTTATCGGTGGGGCTTGTCATAGAATACCGAAATAAAGATGGAAGTGTGAGTGAGTCTCTGCAAAATTTTTGGGTCGGTGCTTTGAAAGATTATCAGCATATGTTAAGTGATCGATGATAGTTAAAACCATAATATAAGGTATCATTGAGATCCTCTCTTAAAACTAGTAACATAGTTAGTTCCCTTATGCGGTTGTTTTGAAATATATAGCTGTATCATATACAGCTATACTTCGAGCAATAACAATTGTCTTCATTCCTTCCAGTACGATTTATTGTAATTGCATATTCCTATGCGAAAATTATTTTAATTTTTCCTTTCCTCATATTGATTAATTTGAGTTTGCTAAAAATTTTTATAATTAAAGTGAACATTTTTAAATGGGTACGCCACTCAAATAAAATGTAAAGAAGAAAAGTGTTAGTTCTGAGTTTTTGGTAGGCTCCATAAAAAGAACATCTACTAGCAGAATAAATATCACTTAGCCAATATCAAGGTTGTCGAGTTTCATTGATTTAATATTTTAAAAGGGGCGATATTATGTATTCTAATGATTTAAATACTAATTCGAAAACGATGGTATTTAAAAAAAGCAGTACTGCAAAAACAAGACTTTCGTGTTTAATAATGGGAATTATTGGTAGCATTAATTCTTATAGCGTATTGGCTCAATCAGCAAGCCAGTCAGTAGACAGTGGCTCAGATCAAATTGAAGAGGCTATCCTTGTGGTGAGCCCCCGGGTAGTGGCGCGTGATCGAGTAGAATCTATACAGCCCATTTTGTCTTACGATATCGCCTTTTTTCAACGCTTTGAGCCTACAAACCTAGGTGATATGTTAAAGCGCATACCTGGTTTAAATATTGACAGCCTTTTTTCTTCAAGTTCTAATTTTTCCGATACAGAAGCAAATGGATTTGGGTTTCGTGGTGCATTCGGTCGGGGTGCCGGACAGATTCTCTTAAATGGTAGAAGAATTCCAGGTATTAATGATGAAAACACTCTATCATTTAGCGGTATACCTGCTGAGCTTGTAAAAAAGATTGAAGTACATCGTACAGGTAGCGCCGATATTGATGCCCAAGGTTATGGTTTAACAGTAAACGTTGTGCTAAAAGATGGTCAGGATATTCCGTCTACAAAAAATGGTTATTGGCGTACTAACTTAAGACAGATTGGTGACGAAACCAGCGGTAATGTCTCGGGCTCTTTTCGCGGTAGCTTGGCGGATGATTATGATTTTTCTGTAAGTTATAGTTTTGATAATAATTCTCGTAATACTGTTAGTACCATCGAAAATAAAGTATTTAATCAAGATGCCGATGGAAATATCACGACAGATGCGGACATGAATTTCACTAGGGAAGAAACCCTTATTGATAAAACTCAACTAGGTCTTAACCTCACATTAGATAAGCAGTACGAGAATGATACTGCTTTATCAGTGCAAGCATACTATTTTAGTAATGATAGAGATGATGATACTGAAGGTGTGATGACTTCCACTAATGGATTCGACAATCCAGATTTTCTTGCCATCAAAAAGAATACTGAAGAGCAGCGTAATTTTGGTTCAGCAATTTCCCTTGCTTTACCTTTGGGTGCCGATTCGGATAATACATTGACCTTTGATTTAAGCTATGATGAATCAAGTTTCGATTATACTTTGTCATCTGCATTAACACCCACTGATGCAGTAACAGATGATGACAGCCAAGACCTTGAGCGATCAGAATTAAAGTTTGAAGTTAGATTAGATCTTTTAAGTTATTCAACTTATGACGTTAAGCTTGGTGTGCATACTGAGCTTAATGAGACAGATATTGATAGCTTAGGAGATATTCGCAGTGCGGAGCAGTCAAGAATTGACTTTTTCGGTATATATTCTTGGCATCCAACTGAGAATTTTTCAGTCGATTTGGGATACAGATATGAGACTACAGACAACGAAGCAATGTCTTCAGGTAGCAATCAGCAGCTTGTAGAGTCGGATCAAAGCACAAGCAACCCATCAGCACATATCCGCTGGAGTATTGCCGAAAACCATGACTTGAGGTTCTCAGCTGCAAGTAACGTGTCTCGACCTCCAGTTATTGCTCCGGCTTTTACGCAAGTTGGTGCTAACACCTTTGAATATTTAGACCCAGATCAGGAAGAATATATTTCTACTGAATTGGACTACGAATATCACTTTGATGAAAAAAGAGGCATTATTGGCTTTGCGCTTTTTCACAAAGAATCAGATAACATACCGCAGGTAGTCGAGGTTCAAGGAGTCGATGAAGTAAGAACTTTTATTGCCAATAACCAAGCGAGTTTATTATCTGTTCTCAATAGCCAAGCGCAAAATGGCTCTCCTGTTGACTCTCTAGATGTTATTGTTTCGGGAGATGGTGAGAATATTTTAAAAGGTGCTGAGTTAGATTTCAGTATTCCTATGCGACTTATAGGTCTCCCTGATTTAAGTTTTTCGTCGAACATATCTTATTTTGAAAGAGAATTCGATGATGATCGTGCAGTCGACTCTGTCGCAGCTAACTTCACCCTTGATCATAAGGTGGGATCACTGTTCAGTTATGGTGTTAGTTACAATATAAAAGGTGACGAAACAATTCGCTTCGTCAATCAAGACGGTAGTTCGACAACTCGAGTGTTTGATCGAGACCCTTCAGTGGATATTTTCGTTGAGAAGCGCTTTAATAAATACTTCTTAGCTCGTCTCGTCGCTGAAAATATTGACGATGCTTCTGAAGGCGTTACTAATACCCTCAATATCGCAAATCAAGCTAATCCTGCAAGCATTTCTCGTGATAGAGCACAGTCAGATAGCAATGTGCAGTTGATTTTACGCGGTGTATTTTAATAATTAATTCCTATCCCTTCAGATTGTGATTAACCGGATGTATCAATATATCCGGTTAGCCAATGCCGCCTTTATCAAAGATGGTTTTATAAAAAGAAGCCTAGTGCCAACAGGTTCTAGGTCGTTTTGGACAGTAAACTTCTTTTTGCATCCTTATCACATAGTGTATTAATGGGTTGTTTAAATAAAGTAAATGATCATGAAAATAACACGAGAAAAACCGTCAGAGTTTGAAGTTGCTACTTGGTTAAATACTGATAATGAGTTATCGCTATAAAATTTACGATGTAAAGTCGTAGCAGTTTTTACTTTTCAAATGCTTTGTTCTGGGGGTGTTAAATATGCTATCCCTCAGGCTAAAAAAATATATGAATTTTTCTCCAGGGAAGATCTTATTGTTATTGGTTTACATACAGTTTTTGAGTATCACGATGCCATGGGAGAGATCTCTCTTAAAGCTTTTTTACATGAGTATCGAGTAAATTTCCCTGTTGCTATTGATAAGCCATCGGATGATATAAATGATCCCATTCCTAAAACGATGAGAAAATATCAAACACAGGGAACACCAACACTCTTATTGTTTGATCACAATGGTTATTTACGAAAACACAAGATGGGGCACGAGCACGATTTAGTTTTAGGGGCTGAGCTAATGACACTGATTATGGAAAAAAATGATAATGAGAACTGATTTTTTGTTGTCTAAATTAATAGCGTCTAGGTTTGTTTATCGAGGATTCATTAATATCCAATTATCCAGTAATTGGAATAGTGTGTGCTTCAAATCATAATTTTCTGCATTTTTTTGTATTGATGATTGATCCTGAATGTATGGGCCGTCAACTAATTCTTTCTTACAAGCAGTAATAATCTTATCCACAGCAATATAGTCCATTTCCATATGGAACTGCAAAGCTAAGACATTATCTTGATACAAAAATCCCTGGTGCTTACATGCTGCGCTACTTGCTATATGTGTCGCTCCAGAAGGAATGCCAAAGGTTTCTTCGTGCCAATGGAGTACTGTAATCGCATAGTTAAGACCACTTAATAAGGGGTGTCCAACAATCTGATCGGTAAACGCAATAGGATACCAACCAATTTCCTTATTTTTATTTGTTTTTACTTTAGCATCTAATACTTGAGCAATTAGTTGGGCTCCCAGACAGATTCCTAGCACTTGCTTACCTTCATCGATAGATTTTTTTATACATTCTTTTTCTTTAACTAGCCACGGATAGATATCTTGATCGTGTACACTCATAGGCCCACCGAGAACGATAAGCAGATCAAAATCCTCTGTCCTCGGGATTTGATAGTTGTCCTTGAAAAAGCTCGTAACGCTTAATGAGAACTTCCTTTCTGATACCCAGTTTTCAATTAGAGATAAATCCTCAAAAGGGACATGCTGAAAGTAATGAACTCTCATAAATAACTGGCCTTATTTAAACTACATCCCTGCTTAGCTAGGGTCTTACTCATTGATAAGAGAAACTAAAAAATAATATTTTTTTAGTTTCGGAAAAGTTATTTTTTCTATTGGCACGAATAGCTTTTAAGCCATGAGCTCTTGCAGTAGTGTTTGTTCTTCTGCAACAGGCCCTCGCAAAGGCTTTCGGGGTAAGCCTGCATCTATTCCTCTAACTTTGAGGCCGGCTTTAATTGTTCGCGGAATATTGCTGGCAACTATAAAGCGTAGCATAGGTAGCTGTTGATAAAAGATTGCTCTGGCAGACTGAAGGTCGCCTTGACTTACGTACTCAAATAGTTTTTTGGGTTGCTTATCCAGTAAATTAGGTGCCGCTGTACACCAACCGCTTGCGCCTGCACATAATGCCTCTAAAGCAAGTGGATTGCTACCGTTGAAAAATGGTAGCTCACCATTGCTAAACTCAAATAGTTTATGCATACGCTGAATATCACCTGTACTTTCTTTTACCATGGTGACATTTTTAATTTCCTTGAACATTTTTATTAATAACTCGGGCGACATATCGATACCACTAGTCGCTGGGTTATTGTAAACCATAATAGGTATTGATATTGCGTCGGAAATCTCTTGGTAGTAATCAAAAATCTCTTGATCTGTTAGTTTCCAATAAGAGACAGGAATAATCATTGCTGCATCTGCACCAATTGATTCTGCGTATTTTGCTTTATTTACAGCCTGTGACGTGGTTATCTCAGAAATTCCAACAATGACTGGGATACGTTTTGCGACAGTTTTTACAGTAAACGCAGCTACTTGCTGCCATTCTTCTTGGCTTAGGTAAGCGCTTTCTCCGGTACTGCCAAGCGGTGCAATAGCGTCACTACCGTTTTCAATGAGCTGCTCTAGGCACTGAGCTAGTATGGAAAACTCTATGTTTTCTCCACTATCGTCGAACGGTGTAATAGGGTATGAAATAATACCTGAAATATTCACTGTGTAGCTCCTTAGACGCAATCAGCGTGCTTGTTAAGTACTTGTCTTGTATAGTAGGCAAAGTTGACTTTGTTGCGCTTGTCCGTTGAAACCCAATCGTGAGCTTCTTTTGCCAAAGCTGGCGGCAAGGCTTTTATTTCTCCGGCGGACATTGCCAGTAGTTGCAGCTTTGCTGCGCGTTCGATTAATACGGCCAAATTGCACGCTTCTTCGATAGTTTTTCCGACAACGAGTTGGCCGTGATGGGCAAGTAATATTGCACGTTTGTTACCGAGCGCTTCGGAAATAATAATGCCTTCTTGATTGCCTACTGGCACTCCAGGCCACTCTTTGAGAAACGCGCAGTCATCATAGAGCGCGCAGGTATCCATCTGAGATATCATTAGTGGCACTTCCAACATTGCTAGTGCAGCAACATGAGTGGGATGTGTATGAATAATACAATTAACATCTGGACGCTCTTTATACACCCAGGTGTGAAAGCGATTAGCTGGGTTAGCCATACCTTCACCATCTAGAGGTTGTAAATCTTCATTCACCGTTAATAAATTATCTGCTGTGATTTCGTCAAAACCTAGACCAAACCGCTGAGTAATAAAGGTATTGGGGGTTTGTGAGCGACAAGTGATCTGGCCTGCCAGTCCTGAGTCATGTCCTTTTTCAAATAAAATACGACACGTCAACGCAAGTTTTTGCTTGTCTGTGAGTTGGTCATCGCTAAATAACTCGTCCATACGGCTCTTGGCTTTGTCCATAAGCTCTTGTTTACTAAGGGATGCGGTTTTCATTATTCCACTCCTGTTCGATTGCTTACTTAACTAGTTGGGAACATAATAGGTAGCCACTGGACTGCAAGAACCATCCAGTTTCACTTTTTTATATGGTCCAGTTAAATTCGCGATACAGAAAGTCGCATAAAGGTCGATAGATGCAACAACCATGGGAAATTCAGTTGTGGCTTGAAGATAGTGAAGGTACTTCCTTTCATGCCAAACTTGCTAATCAGCTGACAAAAGATATTCAGTCTGGACGTCTGAAACCAGGTATGAGTATGCCTGGCTCTCGTTCAATGGCGAAGCAGTTGGGCGTCAATCGTAAAACCATACAGTTAGTTTATGAGGAATTGGAATCTCAAGGGTGGTTTTATACGCGCCCTCGACAAGGCACTTTTGTGGCTGATATTTTACCGGAGCCTGCGTTATCTGATAGAGATAGAAAACTTATCGATATTGCTGAAGACACGCTTACCCCTAGCGATTTGGCGACGGAACTCTATAAGTCTAGCTTGGCACAACATAATGACGTTGTAAGCACTAATGATGGCGTCCCTGATCCTCGATTAATTCCTTATGAGCAGCTATCGAAAGCCTACCGCCGCGCTATCATTCATTCCACGCGAACTGGTGAATTGAGCTATGGCGATCCACGCGGGGTAATGGCTTTGCGCTGTTCGATTAGGGATATGTTGACACTCGATCGCTTTATGAATGTAAGCGTCGATCAGATATGTACTGTGCGTGGCAGTCAGATGGGGATTTATTTAGCATCGAGGGTGCTCGACCCTAAAAAAGGGGTTATTGTATGTGAGGAGCTAAGTTACCCTCCTGCTGTCGCGGCTTTTGAAAACAATGGTTTTCAAGTTCTGAGGTGTCAATTAGACGGCGATGGGCTAAATACCGATCATTTAAAAAGTATTATTGCAAATAACCGGGTTGCCGCTGTTTATACCACGCCACATCATCAATATCCCACCACTGTATCCATGAGCATGGAACGCCGTCTGATGTTGTTAGCGCTATCTTGCCAACACAAAATATGGATCATAGAAGATGATTACGACCACGAATTTCACTATGGCACCAAGCCGATCCCCCCCTTATCTAGCTTGCCTAACTCGGATCATGTGGTACATATAGGTTCCATGTCTAAAGTGTTTGCGCCTGCACTTAGGCTCGGCTATGTGGCTGCTGATAAACGCTTTATTGATTTACTTGCGCAAGAAATTTTATTAATTGATCGACAAGGCAATACTATTACGGAACTTGCAGTTTCCCATTTAATGGCTCGTGGTGAGGTAAAAAAACACATTCGTAAAGTACGAAAACTATATCAAGCTAGGCGAGATTTCGCATTACAAGAATTCTTCAGAATATTTGGTAAGGAGATAATTATAGAGAAGCCCGCAGGAGGTATGGCACTGTGGGTGAATTTAAGCCGTATCATGTGTGAAAATAAAATAGCCCAGTTCAATCATCCCAACTTCCACTTTAAGTATTTGTTTAGTGAAAATAAAAGTGAATTTAGCCATATTCGCTTTGGTTTTGGTGCGCTGAGTGAAGAAGAGATTAGCGATTCAATTATGCAACTGGCTAGGGCCTGTTCATACAAATGATTATTATAAATAATCATTTGTTATTGCTTATCGCTAAAGTAAGAATTATGTATGGTCGAGTTTTTTCATTAAATTTAGCGTCATTGTCTCAGGATCTTGTGCTTGTGTAATGGCACTAATTAATGCGATACCATTAGCGCCTTGCTTTGTTATATTTTCGATACGATCTTCATTTATCCCTCCAATAGCCACCAAAGTTTGTTGACTAAGACATGTTCGCCAATAAGCAAAACCTTCTAATCCATGAGGAATCCACGGCATTTTCTTTGTGTTGGTATGATATATCGGCCCGCAGGCGATATAAGATGGGCGCAATGCCATAGCTCTGGCAACTTCGTAATGACAATGCGTGCTAATGCCCAGACGTAGGCCAGCGTCTTTTATAGTTTGTAAATCTGCGTCGCACAAGTCTTCTTGGCCTAAGTGCACACCATAGGCACCATGCTTAAGTGCCAGCTGCCAATAATCATTAATAAATAAACGCGCATTATATTGCTGTGCAAGCTGTATGCTGGTATAAATTTCTTGCTCTATTTTTTCATAAGAGCCTGATTTTATTCTAAGTTGGATTGTACTCACTCCTAACGGTAATAAACGTGCTAACCATGAAGCTTTATCAACAATAGGGTAGAGTCCTAGTGGCTCCTGTTGAGGCAATGTGTTTAGATTTTTTTTATTAGGCAAGGTGGCAGGTGGGAAATTTAGTAACTCTTCTTTTTCTTTCAGACTAAATTTTTTTTCTGGGTAGTGATGAGTTAATAATGGAATGTCTTGTTGTTGATTAGGAAACTGCGAAATATTAATAGGCCCTTTTTGGCCCCTTACACTATAACTATTGCGTAAACCTTGATTAATAGCCATTTTGGCTATGACTACTGCATCTTCATAGCTATAGTCCAAAGCGATTGCTGCTGCCGTGGATGATGCCATTGCACATCCGGTTCCTCTGGAGTTTTGAGTGTCTATATAGGGCGAGTTCAGCCAAAATTGATGGACTTTAGTGTGAAAATAATCTGCGACAACATCGCCTTGTGTTGCTAAGAACTCTTTTTGGTGCCCCCCCTTGATTAATACTCTTTGCGCGCCTAATGATATTATTTCTTTAGCTGCTTCTTCGATGCTTTTTATTGAGTCAATATTAATACCACTTAAAGCCTGAGCTTCGTGCAAATTGGGAGTAATGAGATTCGTTATAGGTAGTAGATGATCAACGATGCCTTTTTTAATGTCATCGGTAGAAAAAACCTCTCCGCTTGAAGCAGATAAAACTGGGTCAATAATAATGTGTTTGTCTTGAACAGCGCTTAGCAACTCTTTTATTACCAGTATTTGATCGAGTGAGCTTAGCATGCCTATTTTAATAATGAGACTACTACTTAAATCAATGGCACTTTTCAGTTGTTCTGCGAATATATCAGTTGCTGTAGGTTCTACTCGACAAACACCCCTATAGTCTTGCACTGTATTTGCGCTGCATACTACTTTTGTATGGGCTCCCATCGCCTGAACAGTTTTTATATCGCTATGTAAGCCTGCCATACCGGAGCTATCAATGCCGCCAATAGTGATAACAACTGGGCGAGAAGTGGGGGGGTGCATAACATTATTTGACATAGTGAAAATCTTACATTTTTTCTTGGTGCCAGAAGGGGGTACCCACTACTGGTGTGCTTGGCTGTGCGAGGTTGCGTTGATGCATAATACCTGCTTCGTAGCCGCTTCTCCCGGCAATAACTGCATGTTTGAATGCCTTTGCCATGGCTACAGGGTCGGTGGCATTGGCCACTGCTGTATTGAGTAAAACACCATCGTAGCCAAGTTCCATCGCTTGCGCTGCATGTGATGGCGCACCGATGCCGGCATCGACAATTAATGTGCATTCGGGCAGACGCTGACGCAAAGTCGTAAGTGCATAGGGATTAATTAATCCTCGGCCTGTCCCTATGGGGGCTCCCCAAGGCATTAATATCTTACAACCCGCCTGCACAAGTTTTTCGCATAGTACTAAATCGTCGGTACAATAAGGAAAAACCTCAAAGCCTTGCTGAGTTAATTCTTTGCTTGCTTCAACAAGGCCAAAAGGGTCAGGCTGTAAATTATAATCATCACCGATGATTTCCAGTTTAATCCATGATGTATTAAATATCTCGCGCGCCATTTGTGCTGTAGTTATTGCCTCTTTTACACTCTTGCATCCAGCGGTATTGGGTAAAATATTTACTTTTAAAGTGCTGAGTAGATCCCAAAAGTCTCGTCCTCCTTCTTGTGTTGGATTCATCCTACGTAAAGATACTGTGACTACCTGTGCCTCGCTGGCATTAATTGCATCAAGCATTATCTGAGGTGAAGGATATAGTGCAGAGCCAATTAAAAGGCGGCTATTTATCTGGGTTTGCGCAAGTTGCCACATAGTTATCCTCCTTGCATAGGTTTGAGTAACTCTATCTGGTCGCCTTCACAAAGTACTGTTTGAGAATAATGTGACCTTGGAATAAACTCCATATTTACAGCAACAGCGAAAGAGCCTTGAATATTTTGATTTTTTATTAAGTGTGCGAGGTTTGTATTTTCATCGATGACGATGGCTTTATCATTGAATTCGATATTCATAAATTGCTAGCTCTTGTTTTTGCTGCCTGATAAAAATGTGCATTTGCTTCTATTATTTTAGTTGCCTTTTCTACTAGCGCTGGCGCTAATAAAAAGCCATGCCTAAATAAGCCATTAATGCGCATTAATCCATCTGAATAATCTATTTGAGGTAAGTTGTCAGGTAATGCTGGACGGCAATTTGTTCGAGTATATTGAATAGAGGCTTCGGCAAACCCCGAGTGCACACTATACGCTGCAGATAGCAACTCCAGGGCGGAACGCACGGTAATTGAGCCTTTATAGTCGTTTTCTATTTGCGTAGCGCCGATAAGGTAGTGGTGATTTTGTCTGGGAACAATATAGATACGATAACGAGGATGCATAAGTCGAATCAAATGTTTAATGTTTACCTCTGGTGCATGCACACATATGGTTTCACCACGTACGCCTCGCAATTGAGGAAGATCTTTTTTGGCGCCGAGGCCGCGGCAGTCAATTACTAAGTCAAAGTGATGGCTACTGGCTTTTGTGGTTATTGTCGCGGAGCTGATATGCGTGACTTCGCAATTGTTATAAAATTGCACCTTCATATTTAACATGCTATCTATTAGCTTTTGTAGTAGTAATGAAGGCTGCAACCAAGCTTCAGATGCAATAAATATTGCTTGTTCAAAATTATTAGCAAGTCCAGGCTCTAGCGTCCTCAGCGCTGAAGCAGCAAGGGGTTGGTAAATAGTATTACCTTTTTTGCTGTTGGTAGATGCCAGTCGAGTACTGTGCTTTATAAAATTTTGTAAGTCGGCATAATCTTGCGGGTGAGATAATACAATGCTGCCAGTTTGCCGAAAGTCTACGCCATTGCCTAAAGCATTGACAATTCGAGGCCATAGGAGAAGGGATCTTCGACCCATGTTAACAATTTCTTCTTCGGTGGACTCTGCTTCTGAAAAAGGCGTTAACATACCTGCGGCAGTGTAAGCTGCCGCCTCGCCATTATTTTCACCTTGGCAAATATTATCTTTATCAAAAAGACTGATATCATAATGATGCTTGGCCAACTGCCAAGCTAACAGTCTCCCCATAATGCCCGCACCGACAATGCCAATTTTCATAATAAATAGT
Protein-coding regions in this window:
- a CDS encoding YHYH protein; this encodes MLYRIPYSKKRSCLSVLLLLCSFFFYACGGSDSNSDSSDSTDSSTGSDDSATELEAVDITNAIFSERSPDCGDYVNTYEASVLDIQESTGFEAGVTISSDDETCTFMSDAIPNHDFNDDTADFGGPAAEQELEFTVVRNPSMALSSTPLSQRIKNGIMLNGVVLDILSAGCYDPTNPDADEDGNVGIGCGEDSAWLLDPLGTAKKFGADLNNAHVQPGGLYHYHGSPKAMFDDNPGPEGSPVIGFAADGFPIYGSYFWDEASGTVRKAVSGYTLKEGERISIDGLNPGGTYDGNYVADWEFTDSGDLDECNGMTVNGQYGYYAIDTYPWVIACHSGTPHESFILNGGGPPP
- a CDS encoding TonB-dependent receptor plug domain-containing protein, coding for MYSNDLNTNSKTMVFKKSSTAKTRLSCLIMGIIGSINSYSVLAQSASQSVDSGSDQIEEAILVVSPRVVARDRVESIQPILSYDIAFFQRFEPTNLGDMLKRIPGLNIDSLFSSSSNFSDTEANGFGFRGAFGRGAGQILLNGRRIPGINDENTLSFSGIPAELVKKIEVHRTGSADIDAQGYGLTVNVVLKDGQDIPSTKNGYWRTNLRQIGDETSGNVSGSFRGSLADDYDFSVSYSFDNNSRNTVSTIENKVFNQDADGNITTDADMNFTREETLIDKTQLGLNLTLDKQYENDTALSVQAYYFSNDRDDDTEGVMTSTNGFDNPDFLAIKKNTEEQRNFGSAISLALPLGADSDNTLTFDLSYDESSFDYTLSSALTPTDAVTDDDSQDLERSELKFEVRLDLLSYSTYDVKLGVHTELNETDIDSLGDIRSAEQSRIDFFGIYSWHPTENFSVDLGYRYETTDNEAMSSGSNQQLVESDQSTSNPSAHIRWSIAENHDLRFSAASNVSRPPVIAPAFTQVGANTFEYLDPDQEEYISTELDYEYHFDEKRGIIGFALFHKESDNIPQVVEVQGVDEVRTFIANNQASLLSVLNSQAQNGSPVDSLDVIVSGDGENILKGAELDFSIPMRLIGLPDLSFSSNISYFEREFDDDRAVDSVAANFTLDHKVGSLFSYGVSYNIKGDETIRFVNQDGSSTTRVFDRDPSVDIFVEKRFNKYFLARLVAENIDDASEGVTNTLNIANQANPASISRDRAQSDSNVQLILRGVF
- a CDS encoding type 1 glutamine amidotransferase — translated: MRVHYFQHVPFEDLSLIENWVSERKFSLSVTSFFKDNYQIPRTEDFDLLIVLGGPMSVHDQDIYPWLVKEKECIKKSIDEGKQVLGICLGAQLIAQVLDAKVKTNKNKEIGWYPIAFTDQIVGHPLLSGLNYAITVLHWHEETFGIPSGATHIASSAACKHQGFLYQDNVLALQFHMEMDYIAVDKIITACKKELVDGPYIQDQSSIQKNAENYDLKHTLFQLLDNWILMNPR
- a CDS encoding dihydrodipicolinate synthase family protein; this encodes MNISGIISYPITPFDDSGENIEFSILAQCLEQLIENGSDAIAPLGSTGESAYLSQEEWQQVAAFTVKTVAKRIPVIVGISEITTSQAVNKAKYAESIGADAAMIIPVSYWKLTDQEIFDYYQEISDAISIPIMVYNNPATSGIDMSPELLIKMFKEIKNVTMVKESTGDIQRMHKLFEFSNGELPFFNGSNPLALEALCAGASGWCTAAPNLLDKQPKKLFEYVSQGDLQSARAIFYQQLPMLRFIVASNIPRTIKAGLKVRGIDAGLPRKPLRGPVAEEQTLLQELMA
- a CDS encoding aldolase, with product MKTASLSKQELMDKAKSRMDELFSDDQLTDKQKLALTCRILFEKGHDSGLAGQITCRSQTPNTFITQRFGLGFDEITADNLLTVNEDLQPLDGEGMANPANRFHTWVYKERPDVNCIIHTHPTHVAALAMLEVPLMISQMDTCALYDDCAFLKEWPGVPVGNQEGIIISEALGNKRAILLAHHGQLVVGKTIEEACNLAVLIERAAKLQLLAMSAGEIKALPPALAKEAHDWVSTDKRNKVNFAYYTRQVLNKHADCV